DNA from Toxoplasma gondii ME49 chromosome X, whole genome shotgun sequence:
GAAGGGACGCACCTGCCGCTCTGCTTCGCAGAACATCGATTTTTCTTCCATAAGGCGCGTATCAGCGTTCTCGGGATTTCCCACGGGTGTCTTGTGGGCGGAAGGCGTTCGGTCTGCGTTCTGTTCGCAGCAGCActgttcttcgtttcgctgcGTCTTATTTGTTGTTTCCTCTTAGGGCGAAGAGCAAAGCTCGATTCTCCCCAGCTGCGTCCGGCGACCTTGGTCAGGTTCGACTTTCCTTCAACACTTGGCCTCGCTCTCCCTGCTCCAACCGAACGCTTCGCTCCAcatgtccttctctctgtcgttgtctttgcttcttctctctcgggcgacgcgcctttgtctccttaGTAGTCTACGCTCTATTCTCTCtcatgcgtgtgtctctcgcggCCACCCTCCTCCCTCCACTCGGCACCTCTCTTTTGCAACGCTTCTAACCAataaatgcatgtatacatgcatgcacttgtGTCTATAAAAAGGTCCCTACGcagccatatatatatatatatatatatatatatatgtaaatatatgtaaatatatgtaaatatatcAGTGTACCGTTGTGCTCAAATAGGGTCACGTCTTTCATTGCATATGCATACCCTTGTAAACATGATTGCaaatgtgcatatatatatatatatatatgtatatatgtatatgtatatatatatatatatatatatatgtatatgtatagcTGCATGTGTTGAAATATAAGAATGTCTTTGAGTGTATGTGGATGCCCTTGCGGATCTGTTGTCCATTTTGGTCCACGAATCCGCGGATCGTGTGGTGTTTTCTCGTTCGCCTGCGGCATGTCAGGAGACGGCGGATACCTCTCAGGTTGCGAACGGGGCGCGGTGCAGAACTGGGAAGAAGTTGAAGACGTCTTGGTCGATACGCTGGAGAACCATATGTCGTGAGATTCACATTTGTTTTTTATTCCTCTCAAAACGCAGCTGCAACAAACGAGACACAGTCCACTGAAGAGAGACCCTGTTTCGCGACAACATGCCTCGATCTCCGTCTGCGTGATGTGCTCTGTAGCAGCCCCCCTGGaatcctcttctctctgcaaaTTCGACTCCGAAAAACTGCAGGCGAAACTCGCGTCTTCATTCACACAAGCGCAGCAGCATATCCATGGAAGTGCGAGTGAAGTTGTTTATAGATACacaagaagggaggaaaacatatgcatatgcagtTCCATAAATATgtactatatatatatatatatgtatatgtatatgtagacaCGCACACATGCCTGTATACATAcctgtatctatctatctatatatatatatatatatattatatacaCGGATTAAAGATTTTCTTTTTGGTGACTACGTCGGACCGCCACCATGTCTAGAACCAGTTAaggtttctctctgtttttctgatttCCAGACTTGGAACTGGACGCCGCACAGACGGCGTAAAGCGCTTCCTGGCCTGCGTCAGCAGTCTGCGTTCGCCTGCCCACTTTGCTCGTCTGGGCGAGATTGTATTTGAACTTCTCGACGCTCAACAGTTCCTCAGCGTCGACCAGGTGCGCAGCCAGAGGCTCTCACCGCACGACCACTTTGCCAATTCCATTGAATAACCCAGACACCAATAGAAGCAGGCAGATACTACTGCATGTCAGACATGTGCAGTACTCCTaaggcatatatatatatatatatatatatatttgtatatatatatatatatatacatttatttGTTtgtgagtgtgtgtgtgtaaagATAGAAATACTAGGTGGGTAGATGGAGAGTTAGATTTGTAGGTAGGTAGATCCAGTTATCGCCAAGATAGAGAGCTGACAGATGGAGAGGGACCTACAGGGATACATGAAGATAGATAGAGGATAAATAGACAAGTGGTAAATGCACTTGGTTTGTCTGGTTCGTCTGCAAACGGTGAAGTGTAGGTCGATGCATACACATTGCCTCGTTTTTAAATAGGCTACTAGATCTACACTGAGATCTTCCAGTGAGAGGCAATGGAGACACATATTTGCCGTTGCGTCACAGCCATGCCATTTGCTACTCTTTTGCCGGAATAGACGCACCTGGGCATGCAAGAACCTGTCGCGCCCAAGGTTATGTCCATGGTTCGATGATCTCTccatttgcatgcgttgtgcCCAAAATCGACAACATCACCTTCTTCCATCGGCTAGGCTGTTGAGTTGCTTCAGATTAATAATGATTCACggctttctttttctctcgtgtctctgctgtcgttTGCCccatgcgtttcttctgtcgcgtcaGGACCTGCTGTCTGCCCTGGCTATCTGCGGGTGCAGCTCCGCCTGGAGAGTCTCCGGAGAAGATCCGTTTGCTGCCGCCGCAGGGCGGCTCTGCAGACAAATGCAGAATTTCACGGGAGTTGTTATCGACGTAGGAAGTTCCGTTTCTCGGatttcgcctctcctctcgggTCTCGCCATTTCAGGCGTCGTCGTCGAGTTGCCGCTCGGCGGCCGGGACCTCGACTTGCTGATTCGTGACGATCTTCTCGCGCAAAATGAACGGctcgaaagaagaagccggaACGAAGGTGAGAAATGCcccgttctgtctccagaaaacgagaacacATACTTGTGTTCACCTACAGGTGCGTCTTCGTGCCGATTTTGCCAGGTACTttcacacaaatatatacatatatatatatatatatatatacctataaatatatatatatatatattatacgtatatatatatgtatatatatatacatgtatatatatatatatatatttatacgtaTAAATATGTAAATGATTATCTCGTTGTTTACACATGCATGAGAACGGTGCTTTCTCTCGAGGCGAGGGAAGCGAGCAGAATATGCGTTGCATGTCCTGCGAGGTTTCTAAACACCCTCTGTCCCTGTGTCCGAAGGCGTAACAATGCAGAGAGGATCTCGCGGTTAGCCGCGCCAGCAGAACATACACGTCTGTGGTCGCAGACCTCACCGCGCCGCTCCTGCAACAGATACAGACGCAATGCTTTGTATCTAAGAACTACTAACACccatacacatacatacacatacatatatatgtatatatatatatatgtatatatatatatatatctttcaacatatttatttatttatattcGTAGAGTATTAACAGAGGTGTGTGTGAAAACAGCTTTCTGCCTGTGTGGGCGGGCAATGGTGAAGACGTTCATGGAGGTCACCACGCAGTTGTAGGAGTGCAGTGACATGCATTTCTGTCTAAAGTGTTTACTGTTTACGTGGACGCACGCATCAGCCTGTCCGGTTTGGGATGTTTCAGACGGTGTCCAAGGGAGACCCGGTAGGTCGGGATCGACCGTCGACCACTGCGACTTCTTCCGAGCGGCAGAGAGCACGCAGGCGAGTCGGCGCGAGGCGGCCCACTGGAATGTTGTATCGTTGGTAAGACTGCGAGAAGTGGAGACCATTAAGTCGCACGAGGATCTATCACTTCCGTTCGAGTGACCTGCGTCAAGAACATCTCGCCGGTCGACGCgccgcgttcctctctctctctcggttcGTCGAACGCCTCTGCACATTCGCCAACGCGCGGCTACGCGAGCGCCAGCAACAAAAGACGCGAGCTGCGTCTGTGGATCTGCTGCCGTCTTGTGCgcagcttctcttttctgctctctctctgtctctgcgttctgctCCGTGGCTGCCGCTTCGCTGAAAAGGCGTCTGGCCCAGTGTGCTGGCGTTAGTGGAAACGGTGCACCACTGAGTTCTGCGTCGGAGGTTTTCTCGCTGCCCATGCGGGTCGTATCCCGAGCTGGGGGCGGATCTCTCCCAGAACGGTGCGCCCTGCGGCACCTGTATTTAGAGTGGAGATTTGATGTCGAGGCAGTCTGCAATTTTCGCTCGATGGCTCCTCACTGTGACCTTTCGCAGACGGCAgcgagacagggaaaggaGCAACTTGTCTACTGCGTGGAAGACCCCGCCGCGAGCGACTCTGGAAGCTACGCCGTGCTGCAGGCCGAAACCGCTTTCTGTGCGGCTCATCCGGCGAGCTACGAGGTTCGCCTACGCCGGAGAGACTGCCGCCAGTCTGTCGATGCGGATTCGACAGCATTCAAAACTGGCCAGCGGCGCTCGTCCACTCCACTTGTGCCTCCCGAGTCTTCGAGTTCGCGTTTCCCCTCGTCGTcactctcgtcttcttctctctcttctccttcctcttcgtctccttcatctgctctcttttccttcccccCGCAGACTCAGGCCTCCCTCCTTCGTGAGGTGCAGATGTCCGAAGGGATTTCGTCGAACGCCAAAAGAGAGTGTGCGTCGCGCTGCATCTCTCccctcgcgtctctggagACTGGGGAGGTGATGCATGCAGGTGGACGGCACCTCAATTGCCTCACAGCCTCGCGCGTCCAGGCATCTGAACTGTTTTTCGATAAACCGTTTCTTGCGGACTACCGACGCCGCGTAAGCTTCAGAGTTCGCCTCGCTTGGGCTGTGTCTGCCTCGCACTCGAACGGCGTTTTCCTCCTTGTCTCGCgctgtgtgtctttcttcctctcgcggaTGCGTGAACGTTCGCGAGACACTGGACCACCAGCACAGGGAAGGGGAGGTCCGTCTGTGCGTTTGTGCATGCGATTCTTTCTTCATTTTGTTTCCTTTGTTCTGCTTTTGCCGTCGCACTGCATCGTGTATGAACACGGTTGCACACATAAAGCTGTCTTTGTATAGTGGGCACCTGCAGGCGTCTTGTCTTTCGCAGTGCAGTATTAATGTCCACGAAGAGTCTCCACGTGGATCTGTCCTTCGTCGAGTCCGTCCTTCGTTGTTCCTCGAACTAGTTCAACGTTCAGGgactctttctcgcctcgcctGCGCCCCTGTCGCTTCGCTCGCATAGACTCTCTGCGTATGCGTCGCGTCTGGGTGTGGAAACGGTGCATCATTGTGGCGGCCAACGCACGACaccgtcgcttctttcctcatGCTTGAAACGCAAACGCTCGTCAGGTGATATCCTTCTTTTGTCGGTTCCGTGGATGCAGCATCACCGCGGCGGGATGGACAAGCTGGATGGGGATACGCTTCCTGAGGCCCTGCTGGAGGCGGTGGAGAGGTGCCCTCTCGACCTCAAGCGGTACGGTTTATTTGCTCGTTGCAGGGAGCGAAACTCGAGCTTCTTTCGTGGGTGAAAGGAAGGAGGGGAGCTCGAGTTTCCCTTGCCAGTTTTCTCGCACTCATCGAGTTCGACGCGTCGAGGGACTCGGCGTACAGCCCGGCTTCGCcgttcgttctctcgctgtggCTGGTCCGCATGGTGCCTCGCCAAacgggagaggaaacgcaggacGCGGATGcatgcttgcatgcatgtgcacacCTGTATGGTGTTggcaaagaaaaggagggtGGACTGTGGAGCTTTGAGTCGTCGACGCGAGGACATGCTTCACTCCTTATTGAATGGTGCGTGGATATGATTATCGCACAAGCTGCCCGCCCTTGGAATCAGAGCGACGATGTCGACGTATTTGCTTTCGACGCTTCTCAGAGAGCTGCTGGAAAACATCTATTTGGTCGGTGGATCGTCGCTGATTCCAGGCTTCGCGGCGCGACTCCAGGCAGAAGTCACGgtcagaggaaagaagagcgaaagagaaaagaaaccaAACTGATAGGAACCGGGGCGAAGACaaacgagacacagagggaagGCAGACATCAAGCGCGTGAGACGGGGCTCACAACCACTCAGAACAGGGCGGCCGTCCGTCAGTCAAGAGCGAGGGAAGcacaggaaaggaagaacgcaggacgagacagaacgcaAGAAACAAGGCGACACAGAGTTGAGGCAAACCGTAGCACTGAAATAAAAGACAAGGTACAGCAGAAGATAgcacgcagaagaagataacagggagaagacggtAACAGAGAGTAAGGGACAAGGTCGACGTTGTTCCGGTTCGATGTTGTCTCTTTGATTGGTACAGAACCATCTTCGCCGTCAGAAAGCGCACTGCTCCATTCTGCCGAGAGTCCACGTCATGCCGTCTCCCCTGCAGCTGTACGTCTTGCTCAGAAGGAATTGGCGTAGCTGTCTCAGGTTCTTATACATAGTCAAATTCGATTTACATGGGAGCCTGCGACGAACAACGGAGAAACAGCCTCCCACCGtttcctgttcctctcttttaTATCGTCGTCGGGCATCCCGGGGCTAATGGAGCATAGAGACCTGGGCAGCGAGGTAGAGTTTACTGTTTGTGCCAGTGCAGGTTCTTCCCTCTTGTTTCACCATATTAGATGCTCGACTGCGTGTACACGCACCACTGGAGTAAATAACGCAGGTTTGCTGTTGGCAGAATTGCTCGGGGAGACCTGCCTTGATGCATTCGATACAGGAGTTGCAGGGACAACTGAGCCTTGTTTCGGGGGCAGTCCAGTGCCCTGCGACTCGCTCGTgttgttttcctccttcgGAAAGCTGCGCCCTCGACGGTTGCGGGCAGAGTGCGTAGATGAAACGAAAACGCCATCCATTCTCTGCGATACGGAGGCTGTCTTCCCTCTGATAACAAGCAGCGGTTGGACGTCGCGAAAAGAGCAAATGCAGTGGAGAACTTGCAGTGTGTGTGCAGGTACCAGGACTGTCGATCCATCAGTACCCTCTAATAATCCTACGCATGCACTGTTATACGTTCGCATGAGTTGCATAAAGGGAACGAGAACCAgcgtatgcatgtacacagagacgcgcgtAATCAGCTTGTGTGACCGAAAACATGCTTGgtttctgcgcatgcattttcGGATAACCTGGGGAGGCAAGTCGGTCCAAACGGTACGCGGCTTCATCAGGTCCATCTGCGCACCTAAGTTGATCCTCGACTTTGTATGTTCGACGCTAACGTTCCGAATAATTTCCCAGGCATGTAGGTACCTAAGGAATCAAGAACTCATGTTTCTCGTAGGACCAGCAAGTATAATTGTCAGAGCTCAGAAGTACGCCTTTGCGTATCTCCCCCTCGATCGAGAGGTATCATCTGATATGCTCAAATCTGCATTCATGCGTTCAGTTGCATGTGTCCATGCATGCGGGACTTCTGTGTTATCTCGTCTGGCGCAGCCACTCAGTGGTCTCAGGAGGTTTTCGCTTTGCTCTCGGTCCTCAGTTTGATCTCAACCATATCAACCGTCAGCAGGTAGGCGATTATCTGCACGCAGCGTCCATAGTTTCAATGTTCAAATTCATATCTGCCCGTTCATTCACTTGGAAAGttcctcctccgtctcgtGTCACGACTTCAGTCGTTATGGTGTCCATTCGCTCTCtccatatatgtatctatgtatcgTGTCGTTTTGGTCCGTCTCGCTTTTATCCGTTATCTagctgtgttttcttttcttccttcctcgttgtCGTTCTCGCTCCTTCGTTTGCTGTCCCATCGCATGCACTCATATTGATGGCTGCCTGCAACTCTCTTTGTGCAGTACGAGGAGTACGGAACGTCGTTTCTCGAGCGATTCAGCGTCAGAGGTCGTCTGAGATGAGTCGCGCGGTGCGCCCCCAACGCAGAGAATTCGGAAACCATCCGATGTTCAAATATGTGGAGGTGGAAATATGAAAACAAACATATGTCGAAGTCCTTGAACGTCAGCGCATACCTACACAggcaaatatatatatatatatatgcatatatatatatatatatatgagtgtgTGGATGTGCATGTCTATGTCGGGATAGATCCATGCTGGTGCGACAGCCTAAACAGACGAAATCATTCGATGTGCACACCTATGTAGGTCATCCTGTCAGGAAAATATGATTCGAAGTTTGAGGGAAATGAAGCGCCTATGGCGATGTAGCATTTTTAGGCGCATGCGAGTTTTTTGTGCTACAACTGGCACTGCCTGCCTCATCTCATTTGTCGATCACTCGGGCGAAACCATCGTCCGGCTTTCAAAACGCTGAAATACAACGCACTGATCGAAGACCCACAGTCACTACGTGATGTGCCCATGCGGGGGACGGAGGGTAGAGATACAACACCTGGCTAGTATTATAGATGGGCCACCAAAAAtccctgttttcttcagtcACGAATTTAATACAGATGCCCATGGGTTCCCACGGCTGAGAGATTGTTAAAATGGAAGACAAACGAATTTGGCTGATGTTCTCTCCAGACGTTGACCCTCCATTGTTCGCACCCACACCGTGTCGCTTTCACCGCGTCTGTCGGAGCAACTGAAATCCCAAACCTGGAGAGATGATTGGTCTGAACCAGCTCGGTATCTCATTTTCTAAACAGCAACACCGGATGAAAGAAGCAGCACCAGGTCGCCCGTGACTACCCAGCCACATCGCCGTGTATATAGGCGCCGTGTATAACGATATCTGTTTTAGTACGTGTAGGGATGTATATCTACGCCTACTCATGCGGTGTATATGCACTAGAGCACGAGGCGTGGTTTTGCCAGTTCTGTACTGTCCTCGAACC
Protein-coding regions in this window:
- a CDS encoding actin-like family protein (encoded by transcript TGME49_234670~Gene product name based on ToxoDB Community Expert Annotation.), coding for MEEASGGAPPAGSFFSWLREREAQQLQAEAQQLQAAAPQHPREGEEASKQGFFSWLRTRQEDDAIWKCSWDVPASSLERRKDRDEHEPILVFDLGAYHLRAHVAERGGEGEEQSSILPSCVRRPWSGDGGYLSGCERGAVQNWEEVEDVLVDTLENHMSLGTGRRTDGVKRFLACVSSLRSPAHFARLGEIVFELLDAQQFLSVDQDLLSALAICGCSSAWRVSGEDPFAAAAGRLCRQMQNFTGVVIDVGSSVSRISPLLSGLAISGVVVELPLGGRDLDLLIRDDLLAQNERLERRSRNEDGVQGRPGRSGSTVDHCDFFRAAESTQASRREAAHWNVVSLTAARQGKEQLVYCVEDPAASDSGSYAVLQAETAFCAAHPASYEVRLRRRDCRQSVDADSTAFKTGQRRSSTPLVPPESSSSRFPSSSLSSSSLSSPSSSSPSSALFSFPPQTQASLLREVQMSEGISSNAKRECASRCISPLASLETGEVMHAGGRHLNCLTASRVQASELFFDKPFLADYRRRHHRGGMDKLDGDTLPEALLEAVERCPLDLKRELLENIYLVGGSSLIPGFAARLQAEVTNHLRRQKAHCSILPRVHVMPSPLQLHSVVSGGFRFALGPQFDLNHINRQQYEEYGTSFLERFSVRGRLR